In Micromonospora sp. LH3U1, one genomic interval encodes:
- a CDS encoding EAL domain-containing protein, with the protein MVGVEALLRWRHPRRGMVDPEELIRVAEQSAVMRLLTRRVVDDVVEQLAKWSAAGIGLRAALNVSVRDLHTGEIADQIADRLARYGVPAERLQVEITEGALMADPRRVLATISRLHRIGVGIALDDFGTGYSSLQHLRRLPLSEVKVDRSFVLGMADDADDAAIVRSMIELAGALGLRVVAEGVEDERTWRMLHAAGCDAAQGWFYARPMPAEELVTWLARYRPVRPTGGHPQADAARRPTR; encoded by the coding sequence GTGGTCGGTGTCGAGGCCCTCCTGCGGTGGCGGCACCCGCGGCGGGGCATGGTCGACCCGGAGGAACTCATCCGGGTCGCCGAGCAGAGCGCCGTGATGCGGCTGCTCACCCGTCGGGTGGTCGACGACGTGGTCGAGCAGCTCGCCAAGTGGTCAGCGGCCGGTATCGGCCTGCGCGCGGCGTTGAACGTCAGCGTGCGCGACCTGCACACCGGCGAGATCGCCGACCAGATCGCCGACCGGCTGGCCCGCTACGGGGTGCCGGCCGAGCGGCTGCAGGTGGAGATCACCGAAGGTGCGTTGATGGCCGACCCGCGCCGGGTGCTGGCCACCATCTCGCGGCTGCACCGGATCGGGGTGGGCATCGCGCTGGACGACTTCGGCACCGGTTACTCCTCCCTGCAGCACCTGCGGCGGTTGCCGCTGTCCGAGGTGAAGGTGGACCGGTCGTTCGTGCTCGGCATGGCGGACGACGCCGACGACGCGGCGATCGTCCGGTCGATGATCGAGCTGGCCGGCGCTCTGGGGCTGCGGGTGGTCGCCGAGGGCGTCGAGGACGAGCGGACCTGGCGGATGCTGCACGCCGCCGGCTGCGACGCCGCTCAGGGCTGGTTCTACGCCCGGCCCATGCCCGCCGAGGAACTGGTCACCTGGCTGGCCCGGTACCGGCCGGTTCGCCCGACGGGCGGGCACCCGCAAGCGGACGCGGCGCGTCGACCCACCCGCTGA
- the gatC gene encoding Asp-tRNA(Asn)/Glu-tRNA(Gln) amidotransferase subunit GatC, protein MAAISREEVAHLARLSRLAVTEEELDTFAGQLDVILQAVAQVGEVAAADIPPTSHSVPLTNIFREDVVTPCLTPQEALSGAPDAEDQRFRVPRILTEDVAS, encoded by the coding sequence ATGGCCGCCATCTCCCGCGAGGAGGTCGCGCACCTGGCGCGCCTGTCGCGGCTCGCCGTCACCGAGGAGGAGCTGGACACGTTCGCCGGCCAGCTCGACGTGATCCTCCAGGCGGTCGCCCAGGTCGGCGAGGTCGCTGCCGCGGACATTCCGCCGACCTCGCACTCGGTGCCGCTGACCAACATCTTCCGCGAGGACGTGGTCACGCCGTGCCTGACCCCGCAGGAGGCGCTGTCCGGCGCGCCCGACGCCGAGGACCAGCGGTTCCGCGTACCGCGGATCCTGACCGAGGATGTGGCCTCATGA
- the gatA gene encoding Asp-tRNA(Asn)/Glu-tRNA(Gln) amidotransferase subunit GatA, translating to MSDLTRMTATEIAALVAGGETSAVEVTQAHLDRIAAVDDRVHAFLHVDTDGALAAARAVDERRAAGEDLGPLAGVPVAVKDVLATRGVPTTVGSKILEGWRPPYDATIVQRLREAGTVMLGKTNMDEFAMGSSTEYSAYGATHNPWDLSRIPGGSGGGSAAALAAYEAPLAIGSDTGGSIRQPGAVTGTVGAKPTYGGTSRYGLVAFSSSLDTPGPCARTVLDAALLHQVIGGHDPRDSTSIPQPVPDVVAAAKLGATGDLTGVRLGIVTEFVGEGAEPGVMAAFRESVDALAKLGAEIVEVSCPTFAYALPAYYLIAPSECSSNLARFDGVRFGLRVGDDGNRSLEEVMSLTREAGFGPEVKRRIMIGTYALSSGYYDAYYGQAQKVRTLITRDFNAAFERVDALISPTTPSVAFPMGARTADPYQMYLADLYTIPTNLYGGPGISVPCGISEGLPVGLQVMAPTMADDRMYRVAAALESAIGTFTPPAL from the coding sequence ATGAGCGATCTCACCAGAATGACCGCGACGGAGATCGCGGCCCTGGTCGCCGGCGGCGAGACCTCCGCCGTCGAGGTGACCCAGGCGCACCTGGACCGGATCGCCGCGGTCGACGACCGGGTGCACGCCTTCCTGCACGTGGACACCGACGGCGCGCTCGCCGCGGCCCGCGCGGTGGACGAGCGCCGGGCCGCCGGCGAGGACCTGGGCCCCCTCGCGGGTGTGCCGGTCGCGGTCAAGGACGTGCTCGCCACCCGGGGTGTGCCGACCACCGTGGGGTCGAAGATCCTGGAGGGCTGGCGCCCGCCGTACGACGCGACGATCGTGCAGCGGTTGCGCGAAGCCGGCACGGTGATGCTCGGCAAGACCAACATGGATGAGTTCGCGATGGGCTCCTCCACCGAATACTCGGCGTACGGCGCGACGCACAACCCGTGGGACCTGAGCCGGATCCCGGGTGGCTCGGGTGGTGGCAGCGCCGCCGCGCTGGCCGCGTACGAGGCGCCGCTGGCGATCGGCTCGGACACCGGCGGCTCGATCCGCCAGCCCGGCGCGGTCACCGGCACCGTGGGCGCGAAGCCCACCTACGGCGGCACCTCCCGCTACGGGCTGGTCGCGTTCTCCTCGTCGCTCGACACCCCCGGCCCGTGTGCCCGGACGGTCCTCGACGCGGCCCTGCTGCACCAGGTGATCGGCGGGCACGACCCGCGTGACTCCACCTCGATTCCGCAGCCCGTGCCGGACGTGGTGGCGGCGGCGAAGCTCGGCGCGACCGGCGACCTGACCGGTGTGCGGCTCGGCATCGTGACCGAGTTCGTCGGCGAGGGCGCCGAGCCGGGTGTCATGGCCGCGTTCCGCGAGTCGGTGGACGCCCTCGCGAAGCTGGGTGCGGAGATCGTCGAGGTGTCCTGCCCGACGTTCGCGTACGCGCTGCCGGCGTACTACCTGATCGCGCCGAGCGAGTGCTCCTCCAACCTGGCCCGGTTCGACGGCGTCCGGTTCGGCCTGCGGGTCGGCGACGACGGCAACCGGTCGCTGGAGGAGGTCATGTCGCTGACCCGGGAGGCCGGCTTCGGCCCGGAGGTCAAGCGCCGCATCATGATCGGCACGTACGCGCTGTCGTCGGGTTACTACGACGCGTACTACGGGCAGGCGCAGAAGGTCCGGACGCTCATCACCCGGGACTTCAACGCCGCGTTCGAGCGGGTCGACGCGCTGATCTCGCCGACCACCCCGTCGGTGGCGTTCCCGATGGGCGCACGGACGGCCGACCCGTACCAGATGTACCTGGCCGACCTGTACACCATCCCGACCAACCTGTACGGCGGGCCGGGCATCTCGGTGCCCTGCGGCATCTCCGAGGGGCTGCCTGTCGGCCTGCAGGTGATGGCTCCGACGATGGCCGACGACCGGATGTACCGGGTGGCCGCCGCGCTGGAGTCCGCCATCGGCACGTTCACCCCACCGGCACTGTGA
- the gatB gene encoding Asp-tRNA(Asn)/Glu-tRNA(Gln) amidotransferase subunit GatB, translating to MTTTLPAYDEVVARYEPVIGLETHVELGTNTKMFCGCPTDFGGEPNTRVCPVCLGLPGSLPVANKAAIEAIIRIGLALNCSIAEWCRFARKNYFYPDMPKNFQISQYDEPICVDGYLDVEVNGETVRIEIERVHLEEDTGKTLHVGGATGRIHGATESLVDYNRAGIPLVEIVTKPIPGTGALAPDVAKAYVTELRDVIRTLGVSDVRMEEGSLRCDVNTSLNLPGQEWGTRTETKNVNSLRSVERAVRSEMLRQASVLDAGGRITQETRHFHEDTGDTTSGRSKETATDYRYFPEPDLVPIAPDPAWVAELKAALPELPRVHRRRLQQQWGLSDLDMQSVLNAGAVELIEATVAAGTTPAAARKWWLGELSRRANESGVELAEIGATPAQVAELQGLVDAGKLNDKMARTVLEGVVDGEGSPTEIMTSRGLEVVSDTGALTAAVDEAIAANPGIADKIRSGKVAAVGALVGAVMKTTRGQADAKTLRELILERLGVEG from the coding sequence ATGACGACGACGCTGCCCGCGTACGACGAGGTCGTTGCGCGTTACGAACCGGTGATCGGCCTGGAGACCCACGTCGAGCTGGGCACGAACACCAAGATGTTCTGTGGTTGCCCGACCGACTTCGGTGGCGAGCCGAACACCCGGGTCTGCCCGGTGTGCCTGGGCCTGCCTGGTTCGCTGCCGGTGGCCAACAAGGCGGCCATCGAGGCGATCATCCGGATCGGCCTGGCGTTGAACTGCTCGATCGCCGAGTGGTGCCGGTTCGCGCGGAAGAACTACTTCTACCCGGACATGCCGAAGAACTTCCAGATCAGCCAGTACGACGAGCCGATCTGTGTCGACGGTTACCTGGACGTCGAGGTCAACGGCGAGACGGTGCGGATCGAGATCGAGCGGGTGCACCTCGAGGAGGACACCGGCAAGACGCTGCACGTCGGTGGCGCGACCGGCCGCATCCACGGCGCGACCGAGTCGCTGGTCGACTACAACCGGGCCGGCATTCCGCTGGTCGAGATCGTCACCAAGCCCATCCCGGGCACCGGCGCGCTCGCCCCCGACGTGGCCAAGGCGTACGTCACCGAGCTGCGGGACGTGATCCGCACCCTCGGCGTCTCGGACGTGCGGATGGAGGAGGGTTCGCTGCGCTGCGACGTGAACACCTCGCTCAACCTGCCGGGGCAGGAGTGGGGCACCCGCACCGAGACCAAGAACGTCAACTCGCTGCGCTCGGTGGAGCGGGCGGTCCGCTCGGAGATGTTGCGGCAGGCTTCGGTGCTCGACGCGGGCGGCCGGATCACCCAGGAGACCCGGCACTTCCACGAGGACACCGGCGACACCACCTCCGGGCGCTCGAAGGAGACGGCCACAGACTACCGGTACTTCCCGGAGCCGGACCTGGTGCCGATCGCCCCGGACCCGGCCTGGGTCGCCGAGCTGAAGGCCGCCCTGCCGGAGCTGCCCCGGGTGCACCGGCGTCGGCTGCAGCAGCAGTGGGGGCTCTCCGACCTGGACATGCAGTCGGTGCTGAACGCCGGTGCGGTCGAGCTGATCGAGGCCACCGTGGCCGCCGGCACGACTCCGGCCGCGGCCCGCAAGTGGTGGCTGGGTGAGCTGTCCCGCCGGGCCAACGAGAGCGGCGTGGAGCTGGCCGAGATCGGTGCGACTCCGGCGCAGGTCGCGGAGCTGCAGGGGTTGGTCGACGCCGGCAAGCTCAACGACAAGATGGCCCGCACGGTGCTGGAGGGTGTGGTCGATGGTGAGGGCTCGCCCACCGAGATCATGACCAGCCGGGGCCTGGAGGTCGTCTCGGACACCGGCGCGCTGACCGCGGCCGTGGACGAGGCGATCGCCGCCAACCCGGGCATCGCCGACAAGATCCGCAGCGGCAAGGTCGCGGCGGTCGGCGCGCTGGTCGGCGCGGTCATGAAGACCACACGCGGTCAGGCCGACGCGAAGACCCTGCGGGAGCTGATCCTGGAGCGCCTCGGCGTCGAGGGCTGA
- a CDS encoding transketolase-like TK C-terminal-containing protein, protein MTQHDLDVLGEIQRRVLWLATRIVDAANHDRATGDGVKVGGHQASSASLVTAMTALWFAHLDAEDRVAVKPHASPVFHAIQYLLGNLDRSYLPRLRARGGLQSYPSRTKDPDEVDFSTGSVGLGAAAPLFAAATRRYVDAHFGARPHSRFVALIGDAELDEGNIWEAVADPATTGLGNVMWLVDFNRQSLDRVVPGIRINQWRGQFEAAGWHVVEVKYGRRLAEAYARPGGEALRDWIDAMPNEQYQSLFGLAGPALRKQFLDGAPAGIDELIGHVDDEELGPLVTDLGGHDLQAMLDAYAQCDAVTDRPSVVFAYTVKGWGLPIAGNPRNHSALLSSEQVDTLRAAQGLTRETEWDRLDPASPAGIRAGARREALSRAPRERALGVTVPESTGVRATKPISTQEVFGRVLVDLARDREVGRYLVTTAPDVATSTNLAGFINKTGVFAPTEQRSWTEDRMLRWTESPSGQHIELGISEMNLFLLLGQLGLSWDLSGQPLLPVGTVYDPFVLRGLDAFLYGTYSGSRFVVAGTPSGITLAPEGGAHQSTITASVGLELPGVTFVEPAYAGSLDWLLCDALGQIAGGSSPAATAAPAEDGAYYFRLSTRPLDQAPFEAARARLGDAVLRRQVVAGAYRLVDAHQAYPHLADAPVVQLAASGAVLPEVLTAAAELAEEGVAAHVVDVTSLDRLYRAWQRTLRQGVRTATVPSVPGALRSAFADRVPVVTVHDAASHAMAWLGSAVGAPAVPLGVDEFGQSGTVSELYELHDLLPGSIVNAALAAIALR, encoded by the coding sequence GTGACCCAGCACGACCTCGATGTCCTCGGCGAGATCCAGCGGCGGGTGCTCTGGCTCGCCACCCGGATCGTGGACGCGGCCAACCACGACCGGGCCACCGGCGACGGTGTGAAGGTCGGCGGCCATCAGGCGTCCAGCGCGTCCCTGGTCACGGCGATGACCGCGCTCTGGTTCGCGCATCTGGACGCCGAGGACCGGGTCGCGGTGAAGCCGCACGCGTCCCCGGTGTTCCACGCCATCCAGTACCTGCTCGGCAACCTGGACCGCTCCTACCTGCCCCGGCTGCGGGCCCGTGGCGGTCTCCAGTCGTACCCGTCGCGCACGAAGGACCCGGACGAGGTGGACTTCTCCACCGGGTCGGTCGGCCTGGGCGCGGCGGCGCCGCTCTTCGCCGCCGCCACCCGGCGGTACGTCGACGCGCACTTCGGTGCCCGCCCGCACTCGCGGTTCGTGGCGCTGATCGGTGATGCCGAGCTGGACGAGGGCAACATCTGGGAGGCGGTCGCCGACCCCGCCACCACCGGGCTGGGCAACGTCATGTGGCTGGTCGACTTCAACCGCCAGTCGCTGGACCGCGTGGTGCCGGGCATCCGGATCAACCAGTGGCGGGGTCAGTTCGAGGCGGCCGGCTGGCACGTCGTGGAGGTCAAGTACGGCCGCCGGCTCGCCGAGGCGTACGCCCGACCGGGTGGCGAGGCGCTGCGCGACTGGATCGACGCGATGCCCAACGAGCAGTACCAGTCGCTGTTCGGGCTGGCCGGTCCGGCGCTGCGCAAGCAGTTCCTGGACGGCGCGCCAGCCGGCATCGACGAGCTGATCGGCCACGTCGACGACGAGGAGTTGGGCCCGCTCGTCACCGACCTGGGCGGGCACGACCTGCAGGCGATGCTCGACGCGTACGCCCAGTGCGACGCGGTCACCGACCGGCCCAGCGTCGTCTTCGCGTACACCGTGAAGGGTTGGGGGTTGCCCATCGCCGGCAACCCGCGTAACCATTCCGCGCTGCTCAGCTCCGAGCAGGTCGACACGCTGCGCGCCGCGCAGGGGTTGACCCGCGAGACCGAGTGGGACCGCCTCGACCCGGCGTCACCGGCCGGGATCCGGGCCGGCGCCCGCCGGGAGGCGCTGTCCCGCGCGCCCCGCGAGCGCGCGTTGGGGGTCACCGTTCCGGAAAGCACGGGAGTACGCGCAACCAAGCCGATCTCCACGCAGGAGGTCTTCGGTCGGGTGCTGGTGGACCTGGCTCGGGACCGGGAGGTAGGCCGCTACCTGGTGACCACCGCCCCGGACGTGGCCACCTCCACCAACCTGGCCGGCTTCATCAACAAGACCGGGGTGTTCGCCCCCACCGAGCAGCGATCCTGGACCGAGGACCGGATGCTGCGCTGGACGGAGAGCCCTTCCGGGCAGCACATCGAGCTGGGCATCTCGGAGATGAACCTGTTCCTCCTGCTCGGCCAGCTCGGCCTGTCCTGGGACCTGTCCGGGCAGCCGCTGCTGCCGGTGGGAACGGTCTACGACCCGTTCGTGCTGCGGGGCCTCGACGCGTTCCTGTACGGCACGTACTCCGGCTCACGGTTCGTGGTGGCCGGCACCCCGTCGGGCATCACCCTGGCTCCCGAGGGTGGCGCCCACCAGTCCACCATCACCGCGTCGGTCGGCCTGGAGCTGCCCGGCGTGACCTTCGTCGAGCCGGCGTACGCCGGCAGCCTGGACTGGCTGCTCTGCGACGCGCTCGGGCAGATCGCCGGCGGATCGTCGCCGGCCGCGACCGCCGCGCCGGCCGAGGACGGGGCGTACTACTTCCGGCTGAGCACCCGTCCACTGGACCAGGCGCCGTTCGAGGCGGCCCGGGCCCGGCTCGGCGATGCGGTGCTGCGCCGACAGGTGGTCGCCGGGGCGTACCGGCTGGTCGACGCGCATCAGGCGTACCCGCACCTGGCCGACGCCCCGGTGGTGCAGCTGGCCGCCTCCGGCGCGGTGCTGCCCGAGGTGCTGACCGCTGCGGCGGAGCTGGCCGAGGAGGGCGTCGCCGCGCACGTGGTCGACGTGACCTCGCTGGATCGGCTCTACCGGGCCTGGCAGCGCACCCTGCGTCAGGGCGTGCGGACGGCCACCGTGCCCAGCGTGCCGGGCGCGCTGCGGTCCGCGTTCGCCGATCGGGTGCCGGTGGTGACCGTGCACGACGCCGCGTCGCACGCCATGGCCTGGCTCGGCTCGGCGGTCGGCGCGCCGGCGGTGCCCCTCGGGGTGGACGAGTTCGGCCAGTCCGGCACCGTCTCCGAGCTGTACGAGTTGCACGACCTGCTGCCCGGCAGCATCGTCAACGCCGCCCTGGCCGCCATCGCCCTGCGCTGA